The Streptomyces racemochromogenes DNA segment GTTGGTCGGGTTGTTGGGGGTGTTCGGCCGGGTGGCCGGCGGCTGCGGGGTGGGGACGCGCGGGGTGGGGATGGTCGGCGTGGGCGGCGTCGGGTAGTTGCCGACGGGCGGGTTCGGGATCCCGGCCGTGCCGTCCTGCTGGTACTGGCGCATGTAGCCGAGCACGGAGTTCACGTACTCGCGCGACTGGTTGTAGCCGAGGATCGCCTTGTCGAGGTCGGCCGGGAGCGAGAGGTCCTTGCCGCCGGAGCAGAGGTAGAGGCCCGCGCCGAGCGCCGCGTCGTAGATGTTGTTCGCGTCGCGCTTGCCGTCGCCGTTGCCGTCGGCCTTCCAGGTGGCCCAGGTGGAGGGGATGAACTGGAGCGGGCCGAAGGCGCGGTCGTACTCGGTGTCGCCGTCGAACTCGCCCTTGTCGGTGTCCAGGATCTTCGCGTAGCCGTTGCCGTCCAGGCGCGGGCCGCGGATCGGCTTCTCCGTGGTGCCGTCGGTCTTGAGCCCGTAGCCGGAGGCGTGCACGGACTCGACGCGGCCTATCGCCGCGACCAGCGTCCAGGGCAGCTTGCACTTGGGGAGGGCGGCGGCCACGGCCACCTCGGAGCGCTTGTAGGCGTCGAGGGCGGTCGCGGGGATGGCGGAGGCGCCTTCGGCCGGGTTGCCCCCCGTGCCGGCGGCGGGCGGGACGACCGGGTCGGCGAGCTGGCCGGGCAGGTCTAGGCGGGCGTCGCCGCGGTCGGTGGCCTGCGGGCTGTCGGGCGTGGGCTCGGCTTCTCCGGCACCGGCGACCGGGGTGTTGGTCACGACGGCGGCCGTCGTCAGGCTGGCGGCGAGCGCGGCCGTGCACAGTACCTTGCGCGAGGTGTTGACTACGTGGCGGTGAAGCGGCTTCACGGTGCGGCGATCCCCCCAAGGCGGCCGTCAAAGGCGTGCGGCCGGTCGGGCCGCGATTGTTCTGTCTATCAGGTATTCCGACACGACTCACCCCCGCCCCCGCAGATGTGACGCACCATTCGTCTCGGCTTCACCGGACTGTGGCCCAGGACGTCCAGCCCGGCTCCGGCGGCCCTCCGGCCCGGCCCCGGCGGGCCTTCCGGCCCTGTCCGGAACATCCCAAAGACCCGTACTGGCGGCGCTTGTTGGTCTTTACGCTGATTCTCATGACGAGCAGCAGCGGGAAGGACCACCGCCGCGAGGTCCGGGAGCGGCTCCGGGCGGAGCGGGAGGCCGGGGCGCGGCGGACGCGGCTGCGCGGACGGCTGCTCGTCGGCGGGGCGCTGGCGGCCGTGCTGGCGGCCGCGGTCGGGGTGGGGGCGTACGCGGCGGGGCGGGCGGGGCCGGGGAAGAGCGAGGCGGCGGGCAAGCCCTTCCTACGGCCGGCGCACACCACCGGCGACGACGGGGTGGTGGTCCCGTACGGCAGGGCCGACGCGAAGGACGTCGTGTCCGTGTGGCTGGATCCGCGCTGCCCCTTCTGCGCGAACGTGGAGACGGGCCTCGGCCCGGCCTTCAAGGAGCGGGCGGACGCCGGGGCCTACCGCGTGGAGTACCACTTCGCGACCTTCCTGGACGGGGGCCTGGGCGGGAAGGGCTCCAAGCGCGCGCTGAACGCGCTGGGCGCGGCGGTGAACGAGAGCCCCCAGAAGTTCGTGGACTACCTCCAGGTGCTCTACCGGAACCATCCGAGCGAGGAGACGGACGACAGGTTCGGCTCGACGGACACCCTGCTGGACCTCGCCGGGCAGGTGCCGGGGCTGCGCACGCCGGAGTTCGACCGGGCCGTCGAGGAGCTCTCGTACATGCCATGGGTCGAGAAGGTCTCGAAGGCCTTCGGCGAGAGCGGCAAGCGGGGCACCCCGTCGGTGGAGGTCAACGGCAGGGAGGTGGGGGTGCTGTCGGGCCGGGGGGAGGCGGTCTCCCCGGAGGCCTTCGGCCAACTGGTCGCGGCGAACCGCAAGTCCTGAAACGTAACAGGGGCTGTCACACGCGGCTGATACGTTTCAGGCCAGTCGAGCGCACTGGTGTTCGGCACCCCTCTCTTCCGTGGGACCTTCCGTGAGAACGCCCGGAAGCGGAAACGGAATCGGCCGGTAGCGGTACCGGAACCGGTCCGGGGGTCCCGCCGGTGCGCCGCTGCCTGCCGCCGCCGACCCCGAAGGCCCTTCCATGAGCACTCCGCCGCCGAACCCCTACTCCGGAGCCCCCGTCCCGCCGGGCCCGCACCCCGGCGCCCCGGCCGGGCAGAACCCGTACGGCCAGCCCCCGGCGGGCGCGAACCCGTACGGCCAGCAGGCGGCCGCGGGGCAGAACCCGTACGGCCGGCAGCCGGCCCCCGGCGGCTACCCCGCGCCGGGCGGCCACCCCGCGCCGGGCCACCCCGCCCCGGGCTACCCGCAGCAGCCGCAGCACCCGCAGTACGCGGCCCCGTACCCGCACCCGCACGCCCAGGCGCCGGGCTGCCGCCAGTGCGGGGCTGCGGAGACGACGAACTTCGCGGTGCGCGCGCACGTCGGCGTACTGATCCTGATGCGGTTCCACACCCTCAACGGCCCCTTCTGCCGCCAGTGCGGCCGGTCTCTGATCCGCACCATGACCACCAAGACCCTGTGCCAGGGCTGGTGGAGCCCGATCTCCCTGGTGATCTTCACGCCGTTCACCCTGCTGTGGAACCTGTTCGCGGCGATGAAGTACGCGAAGCTCCCCCACCCCACGCCCGCGCCGGGCCGGCAGCCGCTGGAGGAGGGTCCGCCGGTGCACGCACGGCCGCTCGCCTACGTGGCGATCATCCCGCTGCTCTGGGCCACCTGGGTCGCCGTGAACATCTTCCTGGACGTGAGCGGCCGCCGCTGAGCCCCGCCGCGCCCGGCCCCGGGCCCGCACCGCCCCGCACCCCTTCACACCGGCGCCCCGCACCCCTACCCTGACGGCCCGTCAGATCCTTTGATCCGAGCCGGACCGCCAGGGGGCGCGTGATGCTGCTGCGAGGGAAGACCGTCGTCGTCTCCGGTGTGGGGGCCGGGCTCGGCCACCAGGTGGCCGCCGCCGTGGTCCGCGACGGCGGCAACGCCGTCCTCGGCGCCCGCACCGAGGCCAACCTGGCCAAGTCCGCCGCCGAGATCGACCCCGACGGCACCCACACCGCCCACCTGCCCACCGACATCGGCGACGAGCGGCAGTGCGAGGCCCTCGCCGCCCTCGCCCTGGAGCGCTTCGGCCGCATCGACGCCGTCGTCCACGTCGCCGCCTGGGACTCCTACTTCGGCGGCCTGGAGGACGCCGACTTCGGGACCTGGCAGCAGATCATCGACGTCAACCTCCTCGGCAGCCTGCGCATGACCCGCGCCTGCCTGCCCGCCCTCAAGGCCGGCGGCGGCTCCGTCGTCTTCATCGGCACCCAGTCCGCCGTGGCCGCCCCCAACGAGGTCCGCCAGGCCGCCTACGCCGCCTCCAAGGGCGCCCTGACCTCCGCCATGTACTCCCTGGCCCGGGAACTCGGCCCGCACCGGATCCGCGTCAACACCGTGCTGCCCGGCTGGATGTGGGGCCCGCCCGTGCAGGCCTTCGTCACCTTCACCGCCCACACCGAGGGCGTCCCCGAGGCCGAGGTCCACCAGCGCCTCGCCGACCGGATGGCCCTGCCCGACCTCGCCACCGACGGGGACGTCGCCGACGCGGCGGTCTTCCTCGCCTCCGACCGGGCGCGGGCGATAACCGGCCAGTCCCTGCTGGTCAACGCCGGTGAGCTGATGCGATGACGCCCTCCACCGGAATCCGGACGGATCGTATGCTCGCCACATGACCACTGCGAGTGACGCCCCGACCGACAACGCGATGCGCCGTGCGCTGCGGCGAGCCCGCGACGGCGTCGCGCTCGACGCTGCCGAGGCGGCCGTCCTCCTCCAGGCCCGCGGCGCGGCCCTGGAAGACCTGACCGCCTCCGCCGCCCGGGTCCGCGACGCGGGCCTGGCGGCCGCCGGCCGGCCGGGCGTGATCACGTACTCGAAGAGCGTGTTCATCCCCCTCACCCGCCTCTGCCGCGACAAGTGCCACTACTGCACCTTCGCCACCGTCCCCGGCAAGCTGCGCCGCGCCGGCCACGGGATGTACATGTCCCCGGACGAGGTCCTCGACATCGCCCGCCGCGGCGCCGCCCTCGGCTGCAAGGAAGCCCTCATCACCCTCGGGGACAAGCCCGAGGACCGCTGGCCCGAGGCCCGCGAGTGGCTGGAGGCGCACGGCTACGACGACACCATCTCCTACGTGCGGGCCATCTCCATCCGCATCCTGGAGGAGACCGGGCTGCTGCCCCACCTCAACCCCGGCGTGATGTCCTGGTCGGACTTCCAGCGCCTCAAGCCCGTCGCCCCCTCCATGGGGATGAT contains these protein-coding regions:
- a CDS encoding lytic transglycosylase domain-containing protein, with protein sequence MKPLHRHVVNTSRKVLCTAALAASLTTAAVVTNTPVAGAGEAEPTPDSPQATDRGDARLDLPGQLADPVVPPAAGTGGNPAEGASAIPATALDAYKRSEVAVAAALPKCKLPWTLVAAIGRVESVHASGYGLKTDGTTEKPIRGPRLDGNGYAKILDTDKGEFDGDTEYDRAFGPLQFIPSTWATWKADGNGDGKRDANNIYDAALGAGLYLCSGGKDLSLPADLDKAILGYNQSREYVNSVLGYMRQYQQDGTAGIPNPPVGNYPTPPTPTIPTPRVPTPQPPATRPNTPNNPTNPTNPSNPGNQTPNPKPTPEPSKPTPEPSKPTPAPATLAKLERVGDAKLEAEAGSLFAEGARFKAVLGDGKPAVNQAVVVAVEQDTTGGTGFVFGSEPSVVVRTDAQGIATTPRLKAGPKAGTFTLRATAYDAKNHFTVAVDGRTTEKPAEQPVVLTGTKTVQVAAGTPVTGLQYLVARGDKPVQGAELTAALVEKAAGGAWTPVDAKTAKGPWFQGATAEEKLFTKALKTGADGKAALPALLTADVPAGTYHLRLLTADKAELIVTIEITAPAAPKA
- a CDS encoding thioredoxin domain-containing protein gives rise to the protein MTSSSGKDHRREVRERLRAEREAGARRTRLRGRLLVGGALAAVLAAAVGVGAYAAGRAGPGKSEAAGKPFLRPAHTTGDDGVVVPYGRADAKDVVSVWLDPRCPFCANVETGLGPAFKERADAGAYRVEYHFATFLDGGLGGKGSKRALNALGAAVNESPQKFVDYLQVLYRNHPSEETDDRFGSTDTLLDLAGQVPGLRTPEFDRAVEELSYMPWVEKVSKAFGESGKRGTPSVEVNGREVGVLSGRGEAVSPEAFGQLVAANRKS
- a CDS encoding SDR family oxidoreductase, translating into MLLRGKTVVVSGVGAGLGHQVAAAVVRDGGNAVLGARTEANLAKSAAEIDPDGTHTAHLPTDIGDERQCEALAALALERFGRIDAVVHVAAWDSYFGGLEDADFGTWQQIIDVNLLGSLRMTRACLPALKAGGGSVVFIGTQSAVAAPNEVRQAAYAASKGALTSAMYSLARELGPHRIRVNTVLPGWMWGPPVQAFVTFTAHTEGVPEAEVHQRLADRMALPDLATDGDVADAAVFLASDRARAITGQSLLVNAGELMR